Proteins encoded together in one Campylobacter concisus window:
- a CDS encoding pilus assembly FimT family protein gives MKKRAFTMIELIFVIVVVGILAAIMIPKLNRNASREAANQILTHIRYTQHLAMQDDKYENFISNQSKPWFKLRWGITFNETSLKECSIDKLGVKTWKYSVFFDKSINGNINSEREVANDIYKSGKLLSGGWSGISTDACKKINKELNLGKRFGITSVDFKDGCIGMQTIIFDEMGRPMRVASTTSGGAKRPYDRLLKKDCSITITDKRGNQTTITIEKESGFASIKENS, from the coding sequence GTGAAAAAAAGAGCTTTTACGATGATAGAGCTTATTTTTGTTATTGTTGTTGTTGGAATTTTAGCTGCCATTATGATCCCAAAACTAAACAGAAATGCCTCAAGAGAAGCGGCAAATCAGATCCTAACTCATATAAGATACACCCAACACCTAGCTATGCAGGATGATAAATATGAAAATTTTATTAGCAATCAGTCTAAGCCATGGTTTAAGTTGAGATGGGGAATAACATTTAATGAAACTAGTCTAAAGGAATGCTCTATAGATAAACTAGGAGTTAAGACTTGGAAGTATAGTGTTTTTTTTGACAAAAGTATAAATGGAAATATAAATTCGGAAAGAGAAGTAGCAAACGATATCTATAAAAGCGGGAAACTCCTTAGTGGAGGCTGGAGTGGAATATCAACAGATGCTTGTAAAAAAATAAATAAGGAATTAAATTTAGGAAAAAGATTTGGTATAACATCGGTTGATTTTAAGGATGGTTGCATTGGAATGCAAACTATAATTTTTGATGAAATGGGTCGCCCTATGAGAGTAGCAAGTACTACTTCTGGAGGAGCAAAACGTCCTTATGATAGACTTCTTAAAAAAGATTGCAGTATAACAATAACTGATAAACGCGGCAATCAAACAACTATTACTATAGAAAAAGAAAGTGGCTTTGCATCCATAAAAGAAAATAGTTAA